CGTCATAAGCAGAGAACTGACTGTTGGATCGGTAAGAAACCGGACCAGCTTTTCTGACCAGTTGACGGTGAGGTCCACCACCTCGGCATCAGACAAATCGAGCTTTTCCAGAACATCTTCAAAAGTTTCCGTTCTTTCGTCAGCAATACCGTACTTCAGAGCCTGAACGGTCGTCAGAGAAATCAGTTTCCCTTCTTTTCTGCCTTCAATATCGGTCACTTCAACGGAGTCCCCATCTATAACAAGATGAGTGAAACTGAGTTCTTCATCCACCATTCCCCGGGCAATCTCCGTGCTGCGGCCCCGGCTTTCGGCGGTGGAAGCCATCTCCTCCCTCATGTATGATATAACCTTTTCACTTCCCTTCTGCCCAGACATATCCACAGCGGTTGCGGCGCCGATGGTGCCTCCATCAGCCATGAAGATCTTTTCGCAGGAAAGAGAAATGAGGGCTCCGGCCGAGATGGCCCGCCGATTGATGAAGGCGACAGTAGTGATCTTTGAACTGAGAATAGCATCCTTGATCTGTGTAGCACCGTCGACCCGCCCGCCAAATGTATCCACATCAAAAATGATGGCGGCGGCCCCCTCCTTTTCCGCTTCCTCAATGGCCCGCTCGATGAACGGCGGCAAGCCTAGGTCAATAGTACTCTGAATGGGAACGCGATAAACAATCTGCGCTGAAACTGCTGATGTACAGATTAGTGCAAGGATACAGGAAAAAAAGCGGGAATTCATCTTCGTGAAATTACCCTCCACCTTCACCAATATCCAACGCTTTCGCATTTATTTGAAGGGATGCAGATCGTCGTGAAAGCACTTGGTTCGATGAGATGCCGCCAGATAAATTGACGCCGTTCGTCCTATGTCTCTCACCGACCAATTCACATATCATTCACTAAAGCTTTTCCACAGCTGGCTTAATCGCCTCGTTCACAGAGGACGTAACCGCGTTGGTGCAACAATCGGTTCTTTGGCTTTCAACAGGATTGCTATCCGTAAAGTCCATGCCCGACGCCATCTTAAATTGGCATTACCCAACAAATCTGATATCTTTATTGACCACAATCTCAGAGAGCTTCACAGGCACTACGGGCATATGTTCATCGATGCTCTATGCGGCACCAGGTTGGTCCAACATGGTAAGGTGGCAGTAGAAGGAAGAGAGCATTTGGATAGTGCTTATAGCGAAAGTAAGGGTGTTATCCTAATGGCGGGCCATTTCGGGAACTGGGAGCTTATTCCGCCGTGGCTGGCCGTGAACGGTTATCAGATGGTGACGGTGGCACAACGTCAGAAGAACCGAGGAGCTAACCGCTTTTTTGTGGAGTACCGGGAAAAGGCCGGAACATCTCCTGTGTATCCTGGGTCATCGGCTTCTAACATGATTTCCACTTTGCGAGCCGGTAAGATACTGATCCTGGCCTGTGACCAGAATGCCGGAAAACGCGGCGAGTTTGTTGATTTTTTCGGCCATCCAGCCTCTTCACCCCGGGGACCAGACATTTTCCACCAAAAAACAGGAGCACCCGTTATTGCCGCCTTTTGCCAGAGAGAACAAGACGGAAGTTATACAATCCGGTTTGATAAATTGCCGGACAGCAATGGTTCGGAATCGGTTATGGAACGTTTTACAGCACTTTTGGAAAAAGAGATTCGGCAAAGGCCAGAGCAGTATTTCTGGTTTCACCGACGGTGGAAGACGCCGCCGAGCGAGAAACCATGAAGCTCCTATCAATATTATCTCCAGACGCAATAACTGAGGCTACAGAAATATTAGCCTCCGGAGGTGTGGTCGTCTACCCCACCGATACGCTCTATGGCCTGGGTGCTGATGCATTGAATTCAGAAGCAGTTGAAAAGGTCTCGAAAATAAAGGGACGTCACGGCCCATGGAGCATCGCCGTGACCAATCTCGATATGCTAAAGGAATATTGCCAATTACCTGCCACGCATGAGGAATTCATCAACTCTCAGCTGCCAGGCGCTGTAACACTCATTTTGCCGGGAGCTTCCGACCGTCTCGCCAATAACATTGTGGCACCCGGAAGCACGGTGGGTGTTAGGATTCCTGATCACTCCGTCCCAGTTGAATTGGCAAAAGCCTTGAAAAAACCCATCACATCAACGAGTGTAAACAGAACAGGCAAGCCGCCTTTGAACGATCCCAAAACAATAAGGAAACAATTTTCCACTGAGATCGATCTCATTATCGACGCCGGAACTCTCCCCTCTTCTTCCGGTTCAACTATTTATGACCTTACAACAGAGAGCTTAAAAACAGTAAGATGAATAAATGGATCTTCATTCTTTCTACTCTCATTACGCTCCTTGCGGCACAGACAGAACATCCCTTTAAGAAAGGAGAAATACTCCTTTATGATGTCAGTCTGAACTTTTTTTCCGCCGGTACTGCTAGCCTAGAACTTGGTGATATCGAGGAATTCGGTGGTGCCTTTTCTTATCACATAACTTTCAGGATGAAAACAAACTCGATTTGGGATCAAATCTTTCCTATCCGGGATACGGTAGAGACGTGGATCGATTCGGACGGGCTTTTTACCCGCAAGCTGAAAAAGGTGATCAGAGAGCCAAGATACTCTCAGGACCTGCAAGCTGATTTTGATTATGATTCAGGTATCGTCACCACCAACAAAAAATCTCTGCCTATTTCATCTGAGATAAGAGACCCCTATTCATTCTTCTATTACCTACGAACAGTGCCACTTAAAATGGGCGATCTTTTTGATTTTACCATTTTTGACAATCACAAGTTTACTGATCTGAGTCTAATTGTCCACCGGAAGGAACAGATCGACGTCCCGGTGGGCAAGTTTGACTGCCTTGTGGTAGAACCTTTCAAAAAAGGACGCACGCTGTTCAAGAACAAAGGCGACATGAAAGTATGGCTCAGCAACGACAGTCGGCGCTTGCCAGTGAAGATTGTCTCAAAAGCGAAGTTTGGTTCTCTGGTGATGAAGCTTACCCGTTATTCACCTTAATTGGTGAAAATCCGGGTAATATCATTATAGATCACAAAAATAATTAGCAGAAGAAGAAATGCCATCCCCGCCTGCTGAATTATCATCCTCACCTTCAGTGGGAACTCTCGTCGAGTGATTGCTTCCAAAGTGACGAGCAGAATGTGTCCCCCATCAAGACCGGGAATTGGCAATATATTGATAAACGCCAGGTTAATACTGATAATGGCTGTAAACGACAGCAGTGCAATCATACCTGCGCGAGCTGACTGTCCCGCCAGCTGAGCAATAAGAATTGGACCGCCAATCTCCTTCATGGATGCCTCACCGGTAATGATCATTGTAAGGGATCTGACGATCATACCAAACCAATAACCTGTTTGCTCTATACCATTGACAAATGATTCTCCAAGACCGGCCTTTCGGATCTCGTAACCTCCGGCCACGCCCATAAGGCCCACCTCCTTCATTCCGTCCCCATCCGGAATGGGCCCTGTACGGGTTTTCAATACGACTGTCTGAGTCTGCAAATTACGCTCCCAGGTGACTGTTATCTCTTGATCAGGACTTGTATGAACAATCTCAGTTAGGTCAGTCCACTTGATGATCGGTTTACCTTCAACCGTGAGAATGCGATCTCCGGGCAAAAGTCCCGCTTTTTCAGCAGGAAAACCGGGAGAAATAGCCATAATAATGGGTTCGTCTGTTATCTCCGCCATGCCCGTATGCAGTGTTATTCCAGTAAAAAACACAATGGGCAAGATGATATTCATAATAATGCCGGCTGA
The window above is part of the Candidatus Neomarinimicrobiota bacterium genome. Proteins encoded here:
- a CDS encoding nodulation protein NfeD is translated as MRKRWILVKVEGNFTKMNSRFFSCILALICTSAVSAQIVYRVPIQSTIDLGLPPFIERAIEEAEKEGAAAIIFDVDTFGGRVDGATQIKDAILSSKITTVAFINRRAISAGALISLSCEKIFMADGGTIGAATAVDMSGQKGSEKVISYMREEMASTAESRGRSTEIARGMVDEELSFTHLVIDGDSVEVTDIEGRKEGKLISLTTVQALKYGIADERTETFEDVLEKLDLSDAEVVDLTVNWSEKLVRFLTDPTVSSLLMTLGFLGVLFEIQSPGWGIPGTVGLVCLSLFFGSTFLTELANMTELLIIGVGVALILVEVLVIPGFGLVGVLGGITIMGGLFMMLLPDHPLKTDISSASWGFTISLFGGFIAVYLLARALIRTEFWKKITLPLTAKSSEGYSTSIGLEGLIGQMGNAASDLRPSGWAVVGAEKIFVVTEGEFVENGDDVKILSVDGNRIVVRKVNNKD
- a CDS encoding threonylcarbamoyl-AMP synthase, giving the protein MKLLSILSPDAITEATEILASGGVVVYPTDTLYGLGADALNSEAVEKVSKIKGRHGPWSIAVTNLDMLKEYCQLPATHEEFINSQLPGAVTLILPGASDRLANNIVAPGSTVGVRIPDHSVPVELAKALKKPITSTSVNRTGKPPLNDPKTIRKQFSTEIDLIIDAGTLPSSSGSTIYDLTTESLKTVR
- a CDS encoding DUF3108 domain-containing protein, with amino-acid sequence MNKWIFILSTLITLLAAQTEHPFKKGEILLYDVSLNFFSAGTASLELGDIEEFGGAFSYHITFRMKTNSIWDQIFPIRDTVETWIDSDGLFTRKLKKVIREPRYSQDLQADFDYDSGIVTTNKKSLPISSEIRDPYSFFYYLRTVPLKMGDLFDFTIFDNHKFTDLSLIVHRKEQIDVPVGKFDCLVVEPFKKGRTLFKNKGDMKVWLSNDSRRLPVKIVSKAKFGSLVMKLTRYSP
- the rseP gene encoding RIP metalloprotease RseP produces the protein MTTIFAMIFVLGILIFVHELGHFLAARSIGVRVERFSLGYPPRFISFTPTSEGLLFKLFFYKWTDARKLEWKPVIEKVLSIPRNKVSDTEYCLAMVPLGGYVKVAGYVDESLDVDLTGAPDELNSKNRLQQIWFMSAGIIMNIILPIVFFTGITLHTGMAEITDEPIIMAISPGFPAEKAGLLPGDRILTVEGKPIIKWTDLTEIVHTSPDQEITVTWERNLQTQTVVLKTRTGPIPDGDGMKEVGLMGVAGGYEIRKAGLGESFVNGIEQTGYWFGMIVRSLTMIITGEASMKEIGGPILIAQLAGQSARAGMIALLSFTAIISINLAFINILPIPGLDGGHILLVTLEAITRREFPLKVRMIIQQAGMAFLLLLIIFVIYNDITRIFTN